TTTATGATGTTTTCCTACTCCCACCATAAAAACGTTGGGTCAATCCCGTCAAAGATATATTGGAATGTTTAAGATTACTTGACATTTATGGTTTCTGTCAAGGATTGTATTAGCATTTTATTGGCCGCCGCGTTTTGGAAATGCATCGAAGCCGCCTCGCCCCATGTTTTTGCGTCAGCGCAAACACCTTTCATGACGCGGTTCTTGCTGACGGGTATGTAGTACGCAATTCCAAAATGTTCCCGTCGGTACTCTCGACTTTACAGAACGAAATCGAGGTAGTTGTCCCGGTTTATCAGTGAAAAAGTGGCGTTCGTGTACCCCTTGAACCAATCCGATGGGGCCTTCTGTTTCTTCTTGTCGGACCACTTGAATTCGTAACCGGTCAGGGTGTCTTCGCGTTCTTCCACAAGATCAAGCTCCTGACCCCCATATGTCCGCCAAAAATAAAAAGAACCGTAGATATTCTGGTACGTCCATTTCTTAATCCGTTCCGTGATGAGGAAATTCTCCCAGAGTTGCCCGGCATCGTTGCGGCTGTCGAGGGGATTAAAAGCCGCTATAACCGCGTTGCGGATCCCGTTGTCGAGGAAGCAGTATTTTGCCTTGGTCACGACTTCTTTCCTCAA
This is a stretch of genomic DNA from Syntrophorhabdaceae bacterium. It encodes these proteins:
- a CDS encoding DUF4143 domain-containing protein; translation: IAFQVGSQVSLNEIATQVKLDVKTVGRYLDIFEKAFVIRRIGGFSRNLRKEVVTKAKYCFLDNGIRNAVIAAFNPLDSRNDAGQLWENFLITERIKKWTYQNIYGSFYFWRTYGGQELDLVEEREDTLTGYEFKWSDKKKQKAPSDWFKGYTNATFSLINRDNYLDFVL